A single genomic interval of Pseudomonadota bacterium harbors:
- a CDS encoding PxxKW family cysteine-rich protein, protein MAAKSESISAEANAKYTSGLFNPVIEKCEGCERVVAVEQTNYCHTYISPEAKWKLGICNFATHVKPEIITSKIKVNPLKASKRAMAKK, encoded by the coding sequence ATGGCGGCAAAATCAGAAAGCATCTCAGCTGAAGCCAATGCGAAATACACCAGCGGTCTTTTTAACCCGGTCATTGAGAAATGCGAAGGGTGCGAAAGAGTCGTTGCGGTTGAACAGACGAACTATTGTCACACTTATATATCGCCAGAAGCCAAATGGAAACTGGGGATCTGCAATTTTGCTACGCATGTGAAGCCGGAGATCATTACATCCAAGATCAAGGTCAATCCCCTTAAAGCTTCTAAAAGGGCAATGGCCAAAAAATAA
- a CDS encoding type II secretion system F family protein, which produces MPIFFWKGKNSYGDKRSGQYEANDLAAVHAYLKKIRITPIKVKEKPKDILENIPIFQPKVTGKDVVIFTRQLSTMIDAGLPLVQSLDILANQQENPTFKRVLREIKSDVETGTTFADAMKKHPNIYDNLFCNMIEAGELGGILDTILARLAVFMEKAMALKKKVKGAMTYPIICLCISVVILGVILIFVVPTFEKMFADFGAALPLPTQIVVGMSKFVQHNIIYGVALIGLLIFGFKKLYKTDYGNRKIDAMMLKLPVFGDLILKVAVAKFSRTLGTMLQSGVPILEALSVVARTAGNRTIETAVFRVAESISEGRSIAEPLEETGVFPSMVVQMISVGESTGALDAMLEKIADFYDEEVDQAVENLTAMIEPFMMVFLGGMIGGLVVAMYLPIFEMGNVVK; this is translated from the coding sequence ATGCCTATTTTTTTCTGGAAAGGTAAGAATTCATACGGTGATAAACGAAGTGGCCAGTACGAAGCAAACGATTTAGCTGCAGTCCATGCATATCTGAAAAAAATCCGGATTACCCCGATCAAGGTAAAGGAAAAACCGAAAGATATCCTTGAAAACATTCCCATTTTTCAGCCTAAGGTTACGGGTAAGGATGTTGTGATTTTTACCCGGCAGCTTTCGACCATGATTGATGCCGGTCTGCCTCTTGTGCAGAGTCTTGATATCCTTGCCAACCAGCAGGAGAACCCCACTTTTAAAAGAGTGTTGAGGGAGATCAAGTCGGATGTTGAGACCGGGACGACCTTTGCCGATGCAATGAAGAAACACCCCAACATTTATGACAATCTTTTCTGTAATATGATCGAAGCCGGTGAGCTTGGCGGTATTCTTGACACCATTCTCGCCCGTCTGGCTGTTTTCATGGAAAAAGCCATGGCCCTGAAGAAGAAGGTGAAGGGCGCAATGACCTATCCTATAATATGCCTCTGCATATCAGTTGTTATTCTTGGTGTTATTCTGATCTTTGTCGTGCCGACTTTTGAGAAAATGTTCGCCGATTTCGGAGCGGCCCTTCCTCTTCCAACGCAGATTGTTGTCGGTATGAGTAAATTTGTGCAACACAACATAATTTATGGAGTCGCTTTAATCGGGCTGCTGATTTTCGGATTCAAGAAACTTTACAAGACCGATTACGGGAACAGGAAGATTGATGCCATGATGCTTAAACTTCCGGTTTTTGGTGATCTGATTTTAAAAGTTGCGGTTGCCAAATTTTCCCGAACTTTGGGGACCATGCTGCAGAGTGGCGTTCCCATACTGGAAGCGCTGAGTGTTGTTGCCAGAACTGCCGGTAATCGGACCATTGAGACGGCTGTTTTCAGGGTGGCCGAGAGTATCAGTGAAGGACGGTCAATCGCCGAACCTCTTGAGGAAACGGGTGTCTTCCCGAGCATGGTTGTTCAGATGATAAGTGTAGGTGAATCTACAGGCGCCCTTGATGCCATGTTGGAAAAAATCGCTGATTTCTATGACGAAGAAGTAGACCAGGCCGTTGAGAATCTTACGGCCATGATCGAACCATTCATGATGGTGTTCCTGGGAGGAATGATCGGCGGTCTGGTTGTCGCCATGTATTTGCCGATTTTCGAGATGGGAAACGTTGTCAAATAA
- a CDS encoding integration host factor subunit alpha yields MTLTKADLVQSVYQKHNLTKAEAAEAVEAFLEIAKECLVTGEDLLISGFGKFNVKKKKSRRGRNPQTGDDLILDARQVVTFKPSGILRDRINE; encoded by the coding sequence ATGACCCTGACAAAAGCTGATCTTGTTCAGAGTGTTTATCAAAAACACAATTTAACCAAGGCTGAGGCAGCTGAGGCGGTTGAGGCGTTTCTTGAGATTGCAAAGGAATGTCTGGTGACCGGAGAAGACCTGCTTATCAGCGGTTTTGGGAAATTCAACGTGAAAAAGAAAAAATCCAGAAGGGGGCGTAATCCCCAGACTGGAGATGATCTGATACTTGATGCAAGGCAGGTGGTTACGTTTAAACCTTCCGGAATTTTGAGAGACAGGATTAACGAATAA
- the lpxD gene encoding UDP-3-O-(3-hydroxymyristoyl)glucosamine N-acyltransferase — MGKTATHISELAAMVDGEWAGSTDVVLTGLADIGSATAGQISFLVDKNKAAGEINASALIVPRAFGHCEIPVIYVDDPVLAAAIIHRHFIGDEFVAAGISDRAFVGTECSIAAEVTISPMVVIGNNVRIGSRVTIGPGTVVGDSVSIGDGTFLHPNVTVLAGSLIGERVIIHSGTVIGSDGFGYAHDRHGNHVKRPHVGFVQIDDDVEIGANVCVDRATFGKTWIRRGTKIDNLVQIAHNVEIGENSILVSQVGISGSSRLGYGVVMGGKAALSGHLEIGNRVTIAAKSGVTSDLEDGAIVSGFPAIPHRKWLRASTSFHKLPDLIKDVREIKKKLAALFADGSED, encoded by the coding sequence ATGGGTAAAACAGCCACGCATATATCTGAACTTGCTGCCATGGTTGATGGAGAGTGGGCAGGGAGCACGGATGTAGTTCTGACAGGGTTGGCGGATATCGGTTCAGCTACTGCAGGCCAAATCTCTTTCCTGGTGGATAAGAACAAGGCCGCGGGAGAAATAAATGCGTCGGCCCTGATCGTTCCTAGAGCTTTTGGGCATTGTGAAATCCCTGTTATTTATGTTGACGATCCAGTTTTGGCTGCGGCGATTATTCATCGCCATTTTATTGGCGATGAATTTGTCGCCGCGGGGATTTCCGACCGAGCATTTGTCGGCACAGAGTGTTCCATAGCTGCTGAAGTGACGATTTCGCCAATGGTTGTTATCGGCAACAATGTAAGAATTGGCTCCAGGGTAACAATTGGTCCTGGAACCGTTGTTGGTGATAGTGTCAGTATCGGAGATGGCACATTTTTACATCCCAATGTGACGGTACTTGCCGGTTCGCTGATTGGTGAAAGGGTGATTATCCACAGCGGGACAGTGATCGGGAGCGATGGTTTTGGTTATGCCCATGACCGGCACGGGAACCATGTCAAGCGGCCCCATGTCGGTTTTGTGCAGATTGATGACGATGTGGAAATCGGGGCCAATGTCTGTGTGGATCGCGCCACATTCGGCAAAACCTGGATCCGACGTGGAACCAAGATCGACAATCTTGTCCAGATTGCTCATAATGTCGAGATTGGTGAGAATTCAATCCTTGTTTCCCAGGTAGGAATTTCGGGGAGCAGCCGTCTCGGCTATGGGGTGGTAATGGGAGGAAAGGCTGCTCTGAGCGGTCACCTTGAAATCGGAAACAGGGTCACCATTGCAGCCAAATCCGGTGTCACCAGTGACTTGGAAGATGGCGCCATTGTGTCCGGTTTTCCGGCAATCCCTCACCGAAAATGGCTCAGGGCAAGCACCTCATTTCACAAACTGCCTGATCTGATCAAGGATGTCAGGGAGATAAAAAAGAAACTGGCCGCACTATTTGCGGATGGATCAGAAGACTGA
- the fabZ gene encoding 3-hydroxyacyl-ACP dehydratase FabZ, whose amino-acid sequence MESGKECIDVKKILDLLPHRYPFILVDRILECELGKNIVGLKNVTINEPFFQGHFPGEPVMPGVLILESMAQVGCVLAYLTDQENLSDKIFYFTGLDGARFRKKVVPGDQLIIKVEVVKRKGQFIKLYSEVFVEDSLVAQSGLMAAFG is encoded by the coding sequence ATGGAGTCTGGGAAAGAATGTATTGATGTGAAGAAGATCCTCGACCTCTTGCCTCACCGGTACCCGTTTATACTGGTTGACCGGATTCTGGAGTGTGAGCTGGGGAAGAATATTGTCGGCCTGAAAAATGTGACCATTAACGAGCCTTTTTTCCAGGGCCATTTTCCCGGGGAGCCGGTTATGCCCGGCGTCCTCATCCTGGAGAGTATGGCCCAGGTCGGTTGTGTGCTGGCGTATCTGACCGATCAGGAAAATTTGAGTGACAAGATCTTCTATTTTACCGGTCTTGATGGTGCAAGATTCAGAAAAAAGGTGGTTCCCGGTGATCAGCTGATCATCAAGGTTGAGGTTGTCAAACGGAAGGGCCAGTTTATAAAGCTGTATTCAGAGGTTTTTGTCGAAGACAGTCTGGTTGCCCAGAGCGGTCTGATGGCAGCTTTCGGATAA
- the lpxA gene encoding acyl-ACP--UDP-N-acetylglucosamine O-acyltransferase has protein sequence MNIHPTAVVDQDAELDPSVKVGAYAVIGAGVRIGANSVISPHAVINELTEIGTGNHVGSFANIGDAPQDISYRNEATTLKIGNDNQIREYVSIHRGTVKGGGQTTIGNNNMLMAYSHIAHDCHVGNHVIMANAATLGGHVTVGDRANFGGFVGVHQFTNIGCYSYVGGMSGVTKDVPPYTIVAGTRNQMRVSGINRIGLKRSGFSSNDIKDLRGAFNIIFSDENLLLQEALDMAISEYSTSELVRNLVGFIRASKRGVVRSYSSDE, from the coding sequence ATGAATATACATCCCACAGCAGTCGTGGATCAGGATGCGGAGCTGGATCCGTCGGTAAAGGTTGGCGCGTATGCCGTTATCGGAGCAGGTGTCAGAATTGGTGCGAATTCCGTGATCAGCCCCCATGCGGTGATTAACGAACTGACTGAAATCGGGACCGGGAACCATGTAGGGTCGTTCGCCAACATTGGTGATGCTCCCCAGGATATCAGTTATCGGAACGAGGCGACGACTCTGAAAATCGGCAACGATAACCAGATCAGGGAATATGTCTCGATTCATCGGGGAACCGTCAAAGGTGGCGGGCAAACAACCATTGGCAATAACAATATGCTTATGGCCTACAGCCATATCGCCCATGACTGCCATGTCGGCAATCATGTGATCATGGCGAATGCGGCCACTCTCGGTGGTCATGTTACGGTTGGTGACCGCGCGAATTTCGGTGGCTTTGTCGGAGTTCATCAATTTACAAACATCGGCTGCTATTCCTATGTAGGAGGGATGTCCGGTGTCACCAAGGATGTTCCTCCCTATACAATTGTGGCCGGCACCAGAAACCAGATGCGGGTGTCCGGAATCAATCGGATCGGTTTGAAGCGCAGTGGCTTTTCTTCCAATGACATCAAAGACCTTCGGGGGGCATTCAACATCATCTTCTCGGATGAAAATCTTCTCCTCCAGGAGGCGCTGGACATGGCAATCAGTGAATACTCCACCAGCGAGCTGGTCAGAAATCTGGTCGGTTTCATCAGGGCATCAAAGCGTGGGGTGGTCAGGTCCTATTCAAGTGATGAATAA
- the lpxI gene encoding UDP-2,3-diacylglucosamine diphosphatase LpxI (LpxI, functionally equivalent to LpxH, replaces it in LPS biosynthesis in a minority of bacteria.): protein MNKIGIIAGGGQFPILFARAAREQGRQVMIAAHKGESSPELEDAADKVCWVKLGQLGKIIKFFRGEGVDEAVLLGTITKTRIFKDILPDLKGLALWNRLKVRQDDSILRAVAEALEEEGIKILESTLYLQKLFFPKGVLTNLSPSPEQTEDIIFGWQMARAVGKLDIGQCVVVRDKTVLAVEAIEGTDAAIRRGGSLGKEKSVVVKVKKPGQDFRFDLPAIGVKTIESMREVGASVLAVEAGQALLFDAEAMIERANQAGIIVVGVEEQEDGRLEF from the coding sequence ATGAATAAAATTGGAATCATAGCCGGAGGTGGCCAGTTTCCGATACTCTTTGCCCGTGCGGCCAGAGAACAGGGACGTCAGGTCATGATTGCGGCCCATAAAGGTGAGTCGAGTCCTGAATTGGAGGATGCGGCTGACAAGGTATGCTGGGTTAAACTCGGGCAGCTGGGGAAGATCATCAAGTTTTTTCGGGGTGAAGGAGTCGATGAGGCAGTTCTTCTTGGCACCATTACCAAAACCAGGATTTTCAAGGACATTCTGCCCGATTTGAAAGGGCTTGCCCTCTGGAACAGGCTCAAGGTCAGACAGGATGACTCGATTCTGAGGGCGGTGGCCGAGGCCCTTGAAGAAGAGGGGATAAAAATCCTGGAATCGACACTGTATCTGCAGAAACTTTTTTTCCCGAAAGGGGTGCTGACGAATCTTTCGCCGTCGCCTGAGCAGACCGAGGATATCATTTTCGGCTGGCAGATGGCCAGAGCTGTGGGAAAGCTCGATATCGGGCAATGTGTTGTGGTCCGGGATAAAACCGTTCTGGCGGTTGAAGCGATAGAGGGGACTGATGCAGCGATTCGGCGAGGCGGATCCCTTGGCAAGGAAAAGAGCGTTGTCGTAAAGGTCAAGAAGCCGGGGCAGGATTTCCGCTTCGACCTGCCGGCAATCGGGGTCAAAACCATCGAGAGCATGCGTGAGGTAGGGGCTTCTGTTCTTGCTGTTGAAGCCGGGCAGGCATTGCTGTTTGATGCAGAAGCGATGATCGAGAGAGCCAATCAGGCAGGAATAATCGTCGTTGGTGTTGAAGAGCAGGAGGACGGCCGACTCGAATTCTGA
- a CDS encoding NDP-sugar synthase, whose protein sequence is MQAMILAAGLGTRLKPYTGHRPKPLFPVLGKPLIVYLLEQLHRQDFSRVVVNAHHLREQFVSLLGHVPGVFLQLEEEILGTGGGLRKAQPKFNDGPVLIVNGDILHSYDLSRIVQSHNESGCPVSLVVHDYPRFNNVVVSGDGFVRGFRAAVQNPPESGQRILAFTGIHVIDPGILKSIPQDSFYDVIDLYRELSASGKNEIAAIEMKDGFWTDIGTPLDYLNLHRDLLAGKAPSFLQETIGPFSGPKMIMPDVSIGRDVVFEDWVCIGTGARIGDGVHIARSVIWDGAVIEKGTFLEDAIVVG, encoded by the coding sequence ATGCAGGCAATGATCCTGGCAGCCGGCCTGGGCACCAGGCTCAAACCTTACACCGGGCATCGTCCCAAACCTCTTTTCCCGGTTCTCGGTAAACCCCTCATCGTGTATCTGCTGGAGCAATTACACCGTCAAGATTTCTCCCGGGTGGTCGTGAACGCACATCATTTGCGTGAACAGTTTGTTTCCCTGCTCGGTCATGTCCCGGGAGTTTTTCTGCAGCTTGAAGAAGAGATCCTCGGCACCGGCGGCGGCTTGCGAAAAGCGCAGCCGAAGTTTAACGACGGGCCGGTCCTGATCGTAAACGGGGATATTCTTCATTCCTATGATCTTTCCCGGATCGTCCAGTCCCATAATGAATCAGGGTGTCCGGTGTCTCTGGTTGTCCATGATTATCCACGATTCAACAATGTCGTGGTTTCCGGAGATGGGTTTGTCAGAGGATTTCGCGCCGCGGTGCAGAATCCCCCTGAATCAGGTCAGAGAATACTCGCCTTTACCGGCATCCATGTTATAGATCCCGGAATCTTGAAGAGTATCCCGCAGGATTCTTTTTATGATGTCATTGATCTCTACCGGGAATTGTCGGCATCCGGGAAAAATGAAATTGCCGCCATCGAAATGAAAGATGGTTTCTGGACCGATATCGGGACGCCTTTGGATTATCTGAATCTGCACCGGGATTTGCTTGCCGGAAAAGCCCCATCATTTCTGCAGGAGACAATCGGCCCCTTTTCCGGACCAAAAATGATCATGCCAGATGTTTCAATCGGCCGAGATGTTGTGTTTGAAGATTGGGTCTGTATCGGGACCGGGGCGAGAATCGGAGACGGGGTTCATATCGCCAGATCGGTGATCTGGGATGGAGCGGTCATTGAAAAGGGAACCTTTCTTGAGGATGCGATAGTTGTCGGTTGA
- a CDS encoding phosphotransferase, translating to MSVELRDIMESHEYSAVEALLRESGFPPRGCFFALLKGDGSDRRFIRASSQQASIMIILPALNRAEGKKEACSGWRIGRHLQEREVPVPEMIAYDPETGSILCEDLGEILLHHQISQLVEMGELVRVYKEAVDLLVNMQINGYRGFKAELAWDNPLYDRQTMLQRESGYFFDSCCRKIMGIENMPQELEAEFILLSEFAGGQSTEFFLHRDFQSRNIMIKNGRLRLIDFQGGRFGPLGYDLASLLIDPYAGLSSQVRDVLLEYYLDRAAELIPLDRAGFVEGYYWLAMQRNLQILGAFAFLSTEKGKPFFREYLRPAARSLLEMLARPAGSRFSCLQALVAGFENHLGV from the coding sequence TTGTCGGTTGAACTTCGAGATATCATGGAAAGCCATGAATATTCTGCGGTTGAGGCATTGCTCCGGGAGTCCGGTTTTCCTCCACGGGGTTGTTTCTTTGCGCTGCTCAAGGGTGATGGCTCGGACCGGAGGTTTATCAGGGCAAGTTCTCAGCAGGCATCAATAATGATCATTCTGCCGGCCCTGAACCGGGCGGAAGGAAAAAAGGAAGCCTGTTCCGGTTGGCGCATCGGCAGACATCTGCAGGAGCGAGAGGTGCCGGTTCCCGAGATGATCGCTTATGATCCGGAAACCGGGTCAATCCTCTGTGAAGACCTCGGTGAAATCCTGCTCCACCATCAGATATCCCAACTGGTCGAGATGGGTGAGCTGGTGCGGGTGTACAAGGAAGCCGTTGACCTGCTCGTGAATATGCAGATCAATGGTTATCGGGGGTTCAAGGCGGAACTGGCCTGGGATAATCCGCTCTATGATCGCCAGACCATGCTGCAGCGGGAGTCGGGTTATTTTTTTGACTCCTGCTGCCGGAAGATCATGGGAATCGAAAACATGCCGCAGGAACTGGAGGCGGAGTTCATCCTCCTTTCCGAATTCGCCGGTGGGCAGTCGACGGAATTTTTCCTGCACCGTGATTTCCAATCGAGAAATATCATGATCAAAAACGGCAGGCTGAGGCTCATTGATTTCCAGGGAGGGAGGTTCGGCCCCCTGGGATACGATCTTGCTTCGCTTTTGATTGATCCATATGCAGGGCTCTCTTCGCAGGTCAGGGACGTGCTTCTGGAGTATTATCTTGATCGGGCGGCGGAGCTGATCCCTCTTGACCGGGCCGGATTTGTGGAAGGATATTACTGGCTGGCCATGCAGCGCAACCTGCAGATTCTGGGGGCGTTCGCATTCCTTTCAACCGAAAAAGGAAAGCCCTTTTTCCGGGAATATCTGAGGCCGGCAGCCCGGTCTCTTCTGGAAATGCTCGCGCGTCCTGCCGGCAGCAGGTTTTCTTGCCTTCAGGCGCTGGTCGCCGGCTTTGAAAATCATCTGGGCGTGTAG